In Kordia antarctica, the following proteins share a genomic window:
- a CDS encoding sodium:solute symporter family transporter, with the protein MNILTQQQGFLFLFLFAIVMIGLTWIVSRNKFWTGSQIGFLKAGSNVSWSFGAFSIAASWIWAPALFVSVQKSYEFGLAGMFWFTLPNILALVLFAFLAPKIRERLPGGYTLPDWIRYRFKDERIHKIYLSIFFWYQIMAITVQIYVGGLLISFLTDIQLDIVMILLSSISLSYALISGLRASIITDFLQMIMILGVGIIIIPWAIFEAGGLESVSKGFGGLQHIDSIFNPEVAYSFGIVTSIGLIAGAISDQQYWQRSFAIKKGDLVKSFIWGGVLFGIVPIALSVLGFMGANPDLNISMPQGVELPMIGVAVVAKLLPTWATLLFVIMLMSGLSSTLDSGFAAGASLWAIDSVKFSKFEKEVLRKERLGQSLTKEENTIKKDLDRKTPIRARQAMIGLAIIGLIVALIVEYVPSFTLDVLWWIFNAIASMVVVPTVLGLFWNKLSARGILFGFIGSFIGIIVFIWGSVVSNTNMIVFSAVFIILISLIMNLSFPSKEKFHG; encoded by the coding sequence TTGAATATTCTCACTCAACAACAAGGCTTTCTATTCTTATTTTTATTTGCCATAGTAATGATTGGTTTAACTTGGATAGTCTCAAGAAATAAATTCTGGACAGGTTCTCAAATAGGTTTTCTAAAAGCTGGTTCTAATGTATCATGGAGTTTCGGTGCTTTTAGTATAGCAGCATCATGGATTTGGGCACCTGCTTTATTTGTAAGTGTTCAGAAATCCTATGAATTTGGTCTAGCGGGTATGTTTTGGTTTACATTACCAAATATTCTTGCATTAGTATTATTTGCATTTCTTGCTCCCAAAATAAGGGAAAGATTACCAGGCGGCTATACTTTACCAGATTGGATAAGATATAGATTTAAGGATGAAAGGATTCATAAAATATACCTTTCAATCTTTTTTTGGTATCAAATTATGGCAATTACAGTACAAATATATGTAGGAGGTCTTTTAATTTCTTTTTTGACAGACATACAATTAGATATTGTTATGATTTTGCTTTCAAGTATTAGCCTGTCATACGCCTTAATATCAGGATTAAGAGCCTCAATTATAACTGATTTTTTACAGATGATAATGATTTTAGGGGTGGGGATTATTATTATTCCTTGGGCTATATTTGAGGCTGGTGGACTCGAATCAGTTTCAAAGGGTTTTGGGGGGCTTCAACATATAGATAGTATTTTTAATCCTGAAGTAGCATACTCCTTTGGTATAGTAACTTCAATTGGATTAATCGCTGGAGCAATTTCAGATCAGCAATATTGGCAAAGAAGTTTTGCAATTAAAAAAGGTGATCTTGTAAAATCATTTATTTGGGGTGGCGTATTATTTGGTATTGTTCCAATTGCGCTATCTGTATTAGGTTTTATGGGAGCAAATCCTGATTTGAATATATCAATGCCGCAGGGAGTTGAATTACCTATGATTGGAGTAGCTGTAGTAGCCAAATTATTACCAACTTGGGCAACTTTATTATTTGTTATTATGCTAATGAGTGGTTTGAGTTCTACCCTTGACTCTGGTTTTGCTGCGGGTGCTTCTCTATGGGCAATCGATTCTGTGAAATTCTCAAAATTTGAAAAAGAAGTTTTGAGAAAAGAGAGGCTTGGACAAAGCTTAACAAAAGAAGAAAATACAATAAAAAAGGATCTTGATAGAAAAACTCCAATACGGGCTAGGCAAGCTATGATTGGGTTAGCAATTATAGGATTAATTGTGGCATTAATAGTTGAATATGTTCCAAGCTTTACCCTAGATGTCTTGTGGTGGATTTTTAATGCAATTGCATCTATGGTCGTTGTCCCGACAGTTTTGGGGTTGTTTTGGAACAAACTTTCTGCTAGAGGAATATTGTTTGGTTTTATAGGTTCTTTTATTGGTATTATAGTTTTTATTTGGGGTAGTGTAGTAAGCAATACAAATATGATAGTCTTTTCTGCTGTATTTATTATACTTATAAGTCTTATAATGAACCTATCATTCCCTAGTAAAGAGAAGTTTCATGGTTAG